tatttatatcaCTCATGATCATACACCTCAAATATATTTCGATCCAATTTTAACTGAACCACAATTGGTTCCTTGTGTTGTTGGAATAGAAAAACGACGGAACGCTAACGATAAACTAATTACTTGATAGTAGAATTAGCACCTGATCGAAGGCCTTTCATAATAgacagggccggatttagggaagggcaaacggggcaactgccctggggcctccacataagtAGGGGCCACAAAATTTTTtagtgagttaacaaataccgagatatagtcaaataataataatattactacttaatattttaaaagttaccgataccagtcaagaaatatttactgattcaaattaataaaagcttaacctaatccattaatccatgatataattattaggatctccacgctcctgttggtctagggcctccactgctttgtggccccagggtctctagacctttaaatccgactctgataATAGAAGTCATGTGAAAGAATTATCTATCACTTAAAAGGTTTAATAGGAACTGCAAGTACACAAACAGtagtatctatatataaatagaccAAAACAAAAGAGGTCAATCTCTTTTTCTATTCTGTTTTTAAACCGATATACATTaacataatagaataaaatttcttacttcgtatttttaaatgtcaagtaagaaaattaaattacaaatataaatctaggcggaataaaataacttacaaaTAAAGTAGTACGCTGCATAGTACTTTAGTTTCGTCCATGGCCAAGTAATCccttcattttataatttagccGCTTATTTAAATGCCAACAGACAGACAAGAAATAATGGATAATGGTTTCTTGAACAGCTGTTCCGAACAAATCCGGTGATCTTGAGAGTAGTTGTTCCGCGTTCCGTTTGGATACCCAAtagctttttaaataaatttacattacaaagaagttgtttcataatatttaagctacttttaaattatctacTTGCGAAAGacggtaatattatattataagttatgttGTAAGGTTCAATGAAGTAGTTTAAAACTATTAAGTTCGTTTAAATTTCAGGTGTATCGATATTCAAGTTTGGCGGAATATTCGGTGTACAACCTTGAAAATAAGTAAGTATTTAAGTACCATTGCATACATTAAGATGTTTTTGTGCAAGTTAGCTGCGTTCTACGATTCTATCGTCAAACAACAACGcttcttattattttgtaacgatTTGAAAGGCGAGTAAGCGATATACAAGCATAAGAGACACCTAGATCCCAATCTTGGTGGCGTaatgacgacgtaaggaatggttaatatttcttacagtgtcaattTTGAATGTAGCATCAGGTGGCATTTGCTAGACACTAcctatttgaaataaatcaatacaaaatatgtttatatgcaTAAACACTAAATGAGTTCTGTTTTTTCACctgtgttaaatatataacctCTTCGTCTTCATGTATAAAATAGGCTATCTTCAGAACTGCTggactttcaatggcagatagctgatataataaggagtaacttaggctaaaaaaaataacttttttgttaaattcaaacacgcatGAGGTCACAAGTACAGCtaatttacataagaaaattgaagtgtatatttgtaatattaaaattactgcGTATACGTATTATTAGTATAACAcggtttgtctgtctgtttgttcccgcttaaattttatatgcatGAAGAACAATGGTTGACTAATAatggaaatatttatgtaacaggTCAATCGCTCCCATAGGCAATGGTTCCTTACAAGTTGTGGTATGGGGCAACGGTCACGCGCTTGCATATGTTCAAAATAACAATGTGTATTACGTGCCTGATGTCGCAAATCCTTATGAAGTAATGGCACTTACTATTGACGGTGTACCGGGTAATATTTATCATGGCGTCTCAGACTGGATTTATGAAGGTAAGTCATAGAATTATTTGACCTAATTAATGTTCTTAtcaaagattaattattaataattttaaaattgataagaGGATGGAATTATGGTTTATTCAACTTAAGATATAGAACATGTATTATATagctttatatataaactattttattacaaatacaaaaaaaaataatggctaTGTTTTTCTTTCTATCATTTAGAGGAAGTGTTTAATTCCGCTGGAGCAATGTGGTTTTCTCCAAACGGAAGTTACTTGGCCGTGGCTACGTTCAACGACACCGAGGTGGAATCAGCTGTTTATCCTTACTACGGAGAGCCTTCCGAATTCGACAACCAATACCCTCTGATGGTTCACTTCAAATATCCCAAggtttgtttgaaataataattattgatatatccACTTCTATGGTTTAAGATTTTTCCTttacctaaaaaaaaatcttacgtaAATGAAAATAAGGTCTAATTTACGATGTAGCCAGccgttcataaaaaaaataattttgttttattaactagCATTTGTTTGTCAGGCAGGTCGTACCAACCCAGTTGTCCAGCTACGGGTTTTCAAATTAAGCGAATCAGTGATCGAGTCAATGATAATACTAGCACCGGTCGATATTGTTGGATTGGATCACATATTAGGAAGAGTTAACTGGGCTACAGATAACAATTTGGTTGTGCTATGGTTAAATAGAAGGCAGAATGTAAGCGTATTAGTTAACTGtgatttgaaacaaaataaatgcaatataatGAAGCATGTGACTGAACCAAACGGGTGGATTGATATCCGTGAACCATTATTTGACAAAACAGGAACGAAAATGTTGGAAATTCAGCCGTTACCACACGGAGAACAGAGGTTCATGCATCTTGGTCGTTTTGATTTCAATACGATGCAAACTGAAGATTTGAGTCCAGGAAATTCAACGGTTACTGAGATACTTGGGTGGAATCTAGATGCGGATACTGTGTATTATATTGTATCTCCAGGTACAGAACCGTGGAAGAGACAATTATGGGCTACTACTGGTGGTAATGCAAAATGTATTACTTGTAAAAAAGCAAATTGTCACCAAGCCGATGGAATGTTTTCAAAGAGTGGCAGTTACGCTATTATTTCATGTAGCGCTATAAATGTGCCCGCCATAACATACTTTTATATGAGTCAGGTTTGTAACAATTATCAATAACTCATAACTATTTAGTTACGTCACATTAAGACgataataaatgtcaaaacaTTAATAAGCCTTATGATCCGATGTATAATTGCGGTTGGAATTAtactttcataaaaatattttctatgacgactaactttaattttattatgaattccAGAAAGacacatttaaaactttaacaGAAAACAAGAGATTGGCTCAGAAATTAAAACAGTACAAGTTACCCATGGCTCTATTCAACATGATTCCATTAGAACAAGACTTAAAGTCAAACGTCAAACTACTTTTGCCGCCAGACATGGAAACAGGAAAGAAGTATCCTATGGTAGTTAGATTGTACGCTGGGCCTGGGACTTCTAGAGTTCTAGATAGTTATGATTTGGGTAA
The nucleotide sequence above comes from Vanessa cardui chromosome 7, ilVanCard2.1, whole genome shotgun sequence. Encoded proteins:
- the LOC124531178 gene encoding venom dipeptidyl peptidase 4-like, which gives rise to MEYHVIFLTVTLLWSVTETVASPQKIQRRFTLEELIPLQHDFFPERVAVDWISDSEYIIVEPGAINKYDVIKDSYVTILDQSELLNLSRFAVDSFSNDQKYLLLTTNRKKVYRYSSLAEYSVYNLENKSIAPIGNGSLQVVVWGNGHALAYVQNNNVYYVPDVANPYEVMALTIDGVPGNIYHGVSDWIYEEEVFNSAGAMWFSPNGSYLAVATFNDTEVESAVYPYYGEPSEFDNQYPLMVHFKYPKAGRTNPVVQLRVFKLSESVIESMIILAPVDIVGLDHILGRVNWATDNNLVVLWLNRRQNVSVLVNCDLKQNKCNIMKHVTEPNGWIDIREPLFDKTGTKMLEIQPLPHGEQRFMHLGRFDFNTMQTEDLSPGNSTVTEILGWNLDADTVYYIVSPGTEPWKRQLWATTGGNAKCITCKKANCHQADGMFSKSGSYAIISCSAINVPAITYFYMSQKDTFKTLTENKRLAQKLKQYKLPMALFNMIPLEQDLKSNVKLLLPPDMETGKKYPMVVRLYAGPGTSRVLDSYDLEYYNMYLSSNRSFIIASIDVRGSGVMGVEAMHAVNDALGTVEITDTLDVIRRLVKMYSFIDPYRIGVWGWSYGGYASTMMLIKDEEQTLSCAAAVAPVTSWLYYDSIYTERYMDTPQNNPEGYENSDLMKVAEKLRGRRYLIVHGTGDDNVHFQHSMQLAKKLQRADISFEQMSYTDENHSLRGVSRHFYHTLDHFWTECFG